The sequence GGAAAATGCAAAGTTCATTGCCTCCTCAAATCAAGCCTTACCTGAGAAGGCATCCTTTGAGAGAAAAGCTGAACATTTTAACTTTAGCATAGGGcatgaaaacattgaaaaacaaattgaCAACGGGAATCTAATATTGAACTAGATACTGTAAATATCTCATGACCTGTTGTGTATTAGGATTCATCTTTCCATGTAGCATCAAGAGAACTTGAGCCATGCTTGGCCTCTCATTCTCATCCTTTAAAATGCATACCAGGTTTGCAAGAGTAGCTCTTCTCACCTCCTCAATATCTGCATGTATCACAATTATTTCGTCCACAATGCTCATCATGTTTCCTTTTAGAATTTGAGTTGCTAAACTGTCTATCCACTCGGGAGTGATGTAACCTCATGTTCCTCTCATGCTTGTCAAAACCCAGCTGAAATCTCTTACCACCAACTTTGCCAGCCCAAAATCAGCCACCTTAGCGTTCAAATCGCTATCAAGCAAAATGTTCTCGGGATTTATATCAGAGTGGATGATTTGATCTCTGCATTCTTCATGGAGATAAACTAAAGCTCATGCATTGCCCAAAGTGATCTCGAATCGTGTCTTCCAATCCAGCAACTTTTGTGATCCAGCAAATAGAAAGGAATTGAGAGATCTATTGGGCATGTACTCGTAAACCAACAGCCTTTGTGATTCTTCTGTGCAAAACCCACAAAGCCGAACCAAATGGACATGCTGTATGTTTCCAATTATGCTTATTTCTACATGAAACTTCTTTTCTACCTGTGTAGACCCCTCTAATTTTTTAACTGCTACAAGGGTATTGTCTAGGAGAGCTCTAAAGACACAGCCAAATGCTCCTTTTCCTAACTTATATTTGAAATTGTTGGTTGCAATTCGCAGCTCCTTGTAAGTGAATGTTCTAAGTGAAGCAGGTATAAGCTCACCTTCCATATCTCCTCCCTTTCCCAGCATTCTACGCCTCCTCTGAAGAAACATTATAACAAGGAAAGCTGGAATAAGAATGAAAACAGTGCTTGCAAGAAGTGAAATTGAAAGGACAATACCTTGGTTATTGCCTCCACTGGATAtggatgcaaaacaaacattgaacaGATCCCCAAACCACATTCTATAGATGGGAGGAGTGTGATCAAAGGCTTTGCAGGAGCAATTTTCCCGACATGCAGCTCTGTATGTTGATAGAGTTGGGTATTGGGAATATGAAACTACTTTTTCCCCAGCTACGAATATGTTGTTCTTATGTAAGAAACCATGAGTAGTACCATTGGTGGTAGAGCTACTACATTGAACACATCTGCTTAACCACAAATCTTGTGAAAACCAGGCGCGATTGTCTCTTGGTTTGAAGCCTTCGAGACCGTAGCAGAATTGAAGATTGTTCCTGTTGCATGCTCTATAAGCCCTGCATAGATTATAAACAAGGAAAAGGTCTTGAGGTATAGACCAGATAAGATTCCAATTGCTACCACTAATTCTATAGTATGCTGCTAGATCTCCAGACTTGTCGAGGACCACACGCTGAGTGAAACTATCAAATAATGATATTTGACCAAACATGAAGTACATCCTTGTGGGAGAAATCTTTACAAAGGTATTCTTAAGAATTTTAGAAGATTCCTTATTAGACATCTCTGGCATGTTGGTGAATTGGTTACCAACCCACTCTCCGTTGTTCCAATTGATAGACCAGgcagaaaataacaatctggaatctctgttagcagatagaaaaaagaatggaaagaatgacaatctgaatataatttgtattcccgTAAAAActgtttcatcaaaataaaataaacaagcagatataaagaggaggcaaaaacagttgtaaactgTTATATAAAACTGCCGgaacagaaaaacctaataaaataaactaatgaaaaattaatctaaataaaaataaacccctGATGAGATATTAACATCCCCCCCTTAATCTAAAGGGGTTAAGATGAGCATTTCTCTGAACTTCTCAAACTTTTCTTTGCCCAAAGCCTTGGTAAGAATATGTGCTGGTTGATCTGCAATGGGGCAATATTTAAGGTATATGCTACCATCTTTCACATAATGCTGAATcaaatgaaactttgtattgatgtgcttggtgtgatcatgaaatactggatttttagccattttgatagcaGATTGATTGTCAATAAAGAGTGGAGTTGATGAAATCTATGGTGTCTGCAAGTCTTCAAGAATTCTTTGAATCCATAAGATTTCCCGAGTTGCTTCAAAGGCGGCCATATATTCAGCTTCAGAAGAAGAGGTGGCTGGAACAGATTGCTTTTTAGATCTCCAAGAGATGACAGGAGATCCAAGATAAATTAAATACCCAGATGTAGATTTTCCATCTGTGGTATCACCTGCATAATCAAAATTGGAATAGCCAACCAAAGAAAATTGGTTTGTCTTGGAGTATTTGAGCCCATAGTGTTGAGCACCTTGAAAATAGCGAAGAATGAGTTTGGCAGCTAACCAATGAGTTTCTTTAGGTTGttgcataaaccttgaaagaactccaatagaaaaagaaatatcaggacgggtagttgtagcataaatcaaactaccaacaagtttcctatagatagttgcatcaaccaatgCTAAAGAGCCATCTGAAGAGAGCTTaagattttgctccataggagtaCTAAGGGGCTTACAATCGGCCAtgccaaacttatgcaaaagtttaccaatatatttttgttgggtgagaaaaataaaatgaggtgttttgagttacctcaatacccaaatagtaatgaagatggcccaaatcagtcatatcaaaaccctgcttcagttgttctttcacattttgaatattattctcatcaggactagtgataaataaatcatccacataaacaacaagatagacaataatgttatcaagttttttaacaaaaagtgtggcattatcaaattcaaaatgttggaaattcaactttaagagatactttgtaagtttttcataccaggctcgaggagcttgttttaaaccatataatgATTTGACAAGCTTGCATACCTGATGTTCTTTTCCATTAACTGCATACCTATttggttgagtcatataaactgattctttgagatcaccatttaagaatgttgttttaacatccatttggtgaattttccacccaTATTGAGCTGGAAGGGCCAACAAAGCATGAATGGTGGTCCATTTTGttgtaggtgcaaaggtttcatcataatctatgccctccttttgagcataacctttggcaacaagttGGGCTTTGTGTTTGTCA is a genomic window of Cryptomeria japonica chromosome 7, Sugi_1.0, whole genome shotgun sequence containing:
- the LOC131044339 gene encoding G-type lectin S-receptor-like serine/threonine-protein kinase At2g19130, translating into MPEMSNKESSKILKNTFVKISPTRMYFMFGQISLFDSFTQRVVLDKSGDLAAYYRISGSNWNLIWSIPQDLFLVYNLCRAYRACNRNNLQFCYGLEGFKPRDNRAWFSQDLWLSRCVQCSSSTTNGTTHGFLHKNNIFVAGEKVVSYSQYPTLSTYRAACRENCSCKAFDHTPPIYRMWFGDLFNVCFASISSGGNNQGIVLSISLLASTVFILIPAFLVIMFLQRRRRMLGKGGDMEGELIPASLRTFTYKELRIATNNFKYKLGKGAFGCVFRALLDNTLVAVKKLEGSTQVEKKFHVEISIIGNIQHVHLVRLCGFCTEESQRLLVYEYMPNRSLNSFLFAGSQKLLDWKTRFEITLGNA